One genomic region from Stackebrandtia nassauensis DSM 44728 encodes:
- the galK gene encoding galactokinase has protein sequence MDDLVKRAREVFRLRFGGDPDAVWAAPGRINLLGEHTDYNDGFVLPHAIPYYTVAAVSKAGSPTWRVHSDGIPQTSTFGLGRVGGKDRPADAVTDWSAYVAGIVWSLREHEAVEIGGARIAIVSDVPVGAGVSSSAALEMAVLGALCDIYEVDLEPRRAVLAAQRAENEYVGVPTGILDQTASLMSRENHALFMDCRTQSIEELPFDLEGTGYRMLLIDSRAPHRHVDNEYADRRRDCERAAALLGVESLRDVGDHSYFDLPDLVLRRRVRHIVTENHRVRDAAEVLRAGAEDIPLLLGYLFNESHQSMMVDYEITVPEIDHLVAAALRAGAVGARMTGGGFGGSVIAIVGEDDAEAVCDAIATSAVERDFPEPVFRTCYPAPGAYRIDIT, from the coding sequence ATGGATGACCTCGTCAAGCGGGCGCGCGAGGTCTTCCGGCTGCGGTTCGGCGGCGACCCCGACGCCGTGTGGGCCGCGCCCGGCCGGATCAACCTGCTGGGCGAACACACCGACTACAACGACGGTTTCGTGCTGCCGCACGCCATCCCGTATTACACGGTGGCGGCGGTTTCCAAGGCGGGCAGCCCCACCTGGCGGGTGCACTCCGACGGCATCCCGCAGACCTCCACCTTCGGGCTGGGCCGCGTCGGCGGCAAGGACCGTCCGGCCGACGCCGTGACCGACTGGTCGGCGTACGTGGCCGGGATCGTGTGGTCGCTGCGCGAGCACGAGGCCGTCGAGATCGGCGGCGCCCGGATCGCCATCGTCTCGGACGTGCCGGTGGGCGCCGGGGTCTCGTCCTCGGCGGCGCTGGAGATGGCGGTGCTGGGCGCGTTGTGTGACATATATGAGGTAGACCTGGAGCCCCGGCGCGCGGTGCTGGCCGCGCAGCGCGCCGAGAACGAGTACGTGGGCGTGCCCACCGGCATCCTCGACCAGACCGCCTCGCTGATGTCGCGCGAGAACCACGCGCTGTTCATGGACTGCCGCACGCAGTCCATTGAGGAACTCCCCTTCGACCTGGAGGGCACCGGCTACCGGATGCTGCTCATCGACTCCCGGGCCCCGCACCGGCACGTCGACAACGAGTACGCCGACCGGCGCCGCGACTGCGAACGGGCCGCGGCGCTGTTGGGCGTCGAGAGCCTGCGCGACGTCGGCGACCACTCCTATTTCGACCTGCCCGACCTGGTGCTGCGGCGCCGGGTGCGGCACATCGTCACCGAGAACCACCGGGTGCGCGACGCGGCCGAGGTGCTGCGGGCCGGGGCCGAGGACATCCCGCTGCTGTTGGGTTACCTCTTCAACGAGTCACATCAGTCCATGATGGTCGATTACGAGATCACGGTCCCCGAGATCGACCACCTGGTCGCCGCCGCGCTGCGGGCCGGGGCGGTGGGCGCCCGCATGACCGGCGGCGGCTTCGGCGGCAGCGTCATCGCGATCGTCGGCGAGGACGACGCCGAGGCCGTGTGCGACGCGATCGCCACCAGCGCCGTGGAACGCGACTTCCCCGAACCGGTGTTCCGTACCTGCTACCCGGCCCCGGGGGCGTACCGGATCGACATCACATAG
- the galE gene encoding UDP-glucose 4-epimerase GalE — protein sequence MKYLVTGGAGYVGSVVATMLLEAGHEVVVLDDLSTNGDTGIPAGATVVRGRIHEAAEVLDDSFDGVLHFAGYIANGESMAKPDIYWDVNVVGTLSLLNAMHAAGVRSLVFSSSASVYGNPSELPATENAITRPTSTYGANKLAADYAITNYCTAFDIAAVSLRYFNVAGAWKDASGVWHGERHDPETHLIPLILAAANGDRGALKLYGEDYDTPDGTCVRDYIHVADLARAHLLALANQQPGEHQIYNLGNGNGFSNREVIAAVERVTGLTVPFKPAPRRPGDPDTLVASSAKAAAELGWRPEKPSLDDIIADAWEFYRHG from the coding sequence GTGAAGTACCTGGTCACCGGCGGAGCCGGTTACGTCGGATCCGTCGTCGCGACGATGCTGCTGGAAGCCGGGCACGAGGTCGTCGTGCTCGACGACCTGTCCACCAACGGCGACACCGGAATCCCGGCGGGCGCCACGGTGGTGCGCGGCCGGATCCACGAGGCCGCCGAGGTCCTGGACGACAGCTTCGACGGGGTACTGCACTTCGCGGGCTACATCGCCAACGGCGAATCCATGGCGAAGCCCGACATCTACTGGGACGTCAACGTCGTCGGCACGCTGTCGCTGCTGAACGCGATGCACGCCGCCGGTGTGAGGTCGCTCGTGTTCTCGTCCTCGGCGTCGGTGTACGGCAACCCCTCCGAACTGCCCGCGACCGAGAACGCGATCACCCGGCCGACCAGTACCTACGGCGCCAACAAACTGGCCGCCGACTACGCCATCACCAACTACTGCACCGCCTTCGACATCGCCGCGGTCAGTCTGCGGTACTTCAACGTGGCCGGGGCCTGGAAGGACGCGTCCGGCGTCTGGCACGGCGAGCGCCACGACCCCGAGACCCACCTGATCCCGCTGATCCTGGCCGCCGCCAACGGTGACCGCGGCGCGCTGAAGCTGTACGGCGAGGACTACGACACCCCGGACGGCACCTGCGTGCGCGACTACATCCACGTCGCCGACCTGGCGCGGGCCCACCTGCTGGCGCTGGCGAACCAGCAGCCGGGCGAGCACCAGATCTACAACCTGGGCAACGGCAACGGCTTCTCCAACCGCGAGGTCATCGCGGCCGTGGAGCGGGTGACCGGACTGACCGTGCCGTTCAAGCCCGCGCCGCGTCGCCCCGGCGACCCCGACACGCTCGTCGCCTCCAGCGCCAAGGCCGCCGCCGAACTGGGCTGGCGCCCCGAGAAGCCGTCGCTGGACGACATCATCGCCGACGCGTGGGAGTTCTACCGGCATGGATGA
- the galT gene encoding galactose-1-phosphate uridylyltransferase — MTPSTTEPTLTRLADGRELFYYDEHPGSGRDSFADKRDLPPRSTAAQLRHDVLRDEWVAVAAARQTRPVLPATNRCPLCPSTDDNLTEIPAPSYDVAVFENRFPSFGGRTAADPHQPHPPAAGRCEVVCFTSDHGSSFAELSPTRARLVLDAQIDRTAKLSRRDDIEQVFCFENRGEEIGVTLHHPHGQIYGFPYVAPDLAKMLAVARRHRDNGGGNLFAETLAAERAEGTRIVATGEHWTAFVPVAARWPFEVHLYPHTRAADLTELPGGYRDSFAPVYLDVLRRFDALFDSPLPYISAWYQGPVRADRDLSYTHLRLFSIRRAPGKLKYLAGSESAMGAFVNDVPPEEAARMLREAL, encoded by the coding sequence GTGACCCCATCCACCACCGAACCCACACTGACCCGGCTGGCCGACGGCCGCGAGCTGTTCTACTACGACGAGCACCCCGGTTCGGGGCGGGATTCCTTCGCGGACAAGCGGGACCTGCCGCCCCGGTCGACCGCCGCGCAGCTGCGCCACGACGTGCTGCGCGACGAGTGGGTGGCCGTTGCCGCCGCCCGTCAGACCCGGCCGGTGCTGCCCGCCACCAACCGGTGCCCGCTGTGTCCGTCCACTGACGACAACCTGACCGAGATCCCGGCGCCGTCCTACGACGTGGCCGTGTTCGAGAACCGGTTCCCGTCCTTCGGGGGCCGGACCGCCGCCGACCCGCACCAGCCGCACCCTCCGGCCGCCGGACGCTGCGAGGTCGTGTGCTTCACCTCCGACCACGGCTCCTCGTTCGCGGAACTGAGCCCGACCCGGGCCCGGCTGGTGCTGGACGCGCAGATCGACCGCACCGCGAAACTGTCGCGCCGAGACGACATCGAGCAGGTCTTCTGCTTCGAGAACCGGGGCGAGGAGATCGGCGTGACCCTGCACCACCCGCACGGTCAGATCTACGGCTTCCCGTACGTGGCACCGGATCTGGCCAAAATGCTCGCGGTGGCGCGTCGGCACCGTGACAACGGCGGCGGCAACCTGTTCGCCGAGACGCTGGCCGCCGAACGCGCCGAGGGCACCCGGATCGTCGCCACCGGCGAGCACTGGACCGCGTTCGTGCCGGTCGCGGCGCGGTGGCCCTTCGAGGTCCACCTGTACCCGCACACGCGGGCCGCCGACCTGACCGAGCTGCCCGGCGGTTACCGTGACAGCTTCGCGCCGGTGTACCTGGATGTGTTGCGCCGCTTCGATGCCCTGTTCGACTCGCCACTGCCGTACATCTCGGCGTGGTACCAGGGCCCGGTGCGCGCCGACCGGGACCTGTCCTACACGCATCTACGCTTGTTCAGCATCCGGCGCGCACCCGGAAAGCTCAAGTACCTCGCCGGTTCCGAATCGGCGATGGGGGCCTTTGTCAACGATGTACCGCCGGAAGAGGCGGCGAGAATGCTGCGGGAGGCATTGTGA
- a CDS encoding DeoR/GlpR family DNA-binding transcription regulator, whose translation MLAQQRQAVIAERVRSHGAVRVAELVEEFGVSDMTIRRDLETLADRGLVSKVHGGATAVDIGSTDEPGFAAKSVRQKEAKEAIAAAAAKLVTPGQAIALSGGTTTWTLAHHLVGVAGLTVVTNSVPVADVFYRSGRGDQTVILTGGIRTPSDALVGPFAVASLKSINVDTLFLGVHGVNATAGFTTPNLMESETDKALIAAARKLVVVADSTKWEIVGIRTIACPDDADVLVTDAGLPEEARAALREAVGQLIIAGEDNR comes from the coding sequence ATGTTGGCCCAGCAGCGCCAGGCTGTGATCGCCGAACGCGTCCGAAGCCATGGCGCCGTCCGGGTCGCCGAACTCGTCGAGGAGTTCGGTGTCTCGGACATGACGATCCGCCGGGATCTGGAGACCCTCGCCGATCGCGGCCTCGTATCAAAAGTCCACGGTGGAGCAACGGCGGTCGACATCGGGTCGACCGACGAACCGGGCTTCGCCGCCAAGTCGGTGCGGCAGAAAGAGGCCAAGGAGGCCATCGCCGCCGCCGCGGCCAAACTCGTGACCCCGGGCCAGGCCATCGCGCTGTCCGGCGGCACCACGACCTGGACGCTGGCCCACCACCTCGTGGGCGTCGCCGGGCTGACCGTCGTCACCAACTCGGTGCCGGTCGCCGACGTCTTCTACCGTTCCGGACGCGGCGACCAGACGGTGATCCTCACCGGCGGCATCCGCACCCCCTCCGACGCGCTGGTCGGGCCGTTCGCGGTCGCGTCCCTCAAGTCCATCAATGTGGACACGCTGTTCCTCGGCGTCCACGGTGTCAACGCCACCGCCGGTTTCACCACCCCGAACCTGATGGAGTCCGAGACCGACAAGGCGCTGATCGCCGCCGCCCGCAAGCTGGTCGTGGTCGCCGACTCCACCAAGTGGGAGATCGTCGGCATCCGCACCATCGCCTGCCCCGACGACGCCGACGTGCTGGTGACCGACGCCGGTCTGCCGGAGGAGGCGCGGGCCGCGCTTCGCGAAGCGGTCGGGCAGCTGATCATCGCCGGAGAGGACAACCGGTGA
- the trpS gene encoding tryptophan--tRNA ligase, with amino-acid sequence MTSTEPATEAVRRPRVLSGIQPTADSFHLGNYLGALRNWVAMQDTHDAFYCVVDLHAITVDHDPKLLRKRSRIAAAQLLAVGIDPARSTLFVQSQVPEHPMLSWILECHTGFGEAGRMTQFKDKSAKNERVSVGLFTYPILQAADILLYRADAVPVGEDQRQHLELSRDLAQRFNTKYGNVFTVPEAHIIKATGTIQDLTEPARKMSKSNSQPAGIIDLLDDPNRIRKKIKSAVTDTGREIVFDPENKPGVSNLLTIYSSLTETSIEELQNRYADSGYGDFKKDLAEIVADFCAPIAQRTKSYLDDTAELDKILLAGAEKAHSVAAHTLARVYRKMGFREPVRD; translated from the coding sequence ATGACGTCCACCGAGCCCGCGACCGAGGCCGTCCGGCGCCCCCGGGTGCTGTCCGGAATCCAGCCGACGGCCGACTCATTCCACCTCGGGAACTACCTGGGGGCGTTGCGGAACTGGGTCGCCATGCAGGACACACACGATGCCTTCTACTGTGTCGTCGACCTGCACGCGATCACCGTCGACCACGACCCGAAACTGTTGCGCAAGCGCAGCCGGATCGCCGCGGCGCAGCTGTTGGCCGTCGGGATCGACCCGGCCCGCTCCACCCTGTTCGTCCAGTCGCAGGTGCCCGAGCACCCGATGCTGTCGTGGATCCTGGAGTGCCACACCGGTTTCGGTGAGGCCGGGCGGATGACCCAGTTCAAGGACAAATCCGCCAAGAACGAACGCGTCTCGGTGGGACTGTTCACCTACCCGATCCTGCAGGCCGCCGACATCCTGCTGTACCGCGCCGACGCCGTCCCGGTCGGCGAGGACCAGCGGCAGCACCTGGAGTTGTCGCGCGACCTGGCACAGCGCTTCAACACCAAGTACGGCAACGTCTTCACCGTCCCCGAGGCCCACATCATCAAGGCCACCGGGACGATCCAGGACCTCACCGAACCGGCCCGCAAGATGTCGAAGTCGAACTCGCAGCCCGCGGGCATCATCGACCTGCTGGACGACCCGAACCGGATCCGCAAGAAGATCAAGTCCGCCGTCACCGACACCGGCCGCGAGATCGTCTTCGACCCGGAGAACAAGCCCGGCGTCTCCAACCTGCTGACGATCTACTCGTCGCTCACCGAGACCTCGATCGAGGAACTGCAGAACCGCTACGCCGACTCCGGCTACGGCGACTTCAAGAAGGACCTCGCCGAGATCGTCGCCGACTTCTGCGCCCCGATCGCGCAGCGCACCAAGTCGTACCTCGACGACACCGCCGAGCTGGACAAGATCCTGCTGGCCGGTGCCGAGAAGGCGCACTCCGTCGCCGCCCACACCCTCGCGCGGGTCTACCGCAAGATGGGCTTCCGAGAACCGGTAAGGGACTAG
- a CDS encoding 2'-5' RNA ligase family protein → MSAVLTVGVAIPIPDPWGQRLDAARARTGDPQAVHVPSHVTLLGPTEIDPERLDEVEKHLAAAAVGARPFTLHLRGTGTFRPVTEVVFVAVVAGISECEKLEAAVRCGPLAKELNYPYHPHVTVAHGVEAEALDAVFAEMSEFEARFEVDGFVLYTHDSDLTWRPRTTFGFEG, encoded by the coding sequence GTGAGCGCCGTGCTGACCGTTGGTGTCGCCATCCCGATCCCCGATCCCTGGGGCCAGCGTCTCGACGCCGCCCGCGCTCGCACCGGCGATCCGCAGGCCGTCCACGTGCCCAGCCACGTCACGCTGCTGGGTCCCACCGAGATCGACCCGGAGCGGCTCGACGAGGTGGAGAAGCACCTGGCGGCCGCGGCCGTCGGCGCCCGCCCGTTCACGCTGCACCTGCGCGGCACCGGCACCTTCCGGCCGGTGACCGAGGTGGTGTTCGTCGCGGTGGTGGCGGGCATCAGCGAGTGCGAGAAGCTGGAGGCCGCGGTGCGGTGCGGGCCGTTGGCCAAGGAGCTGAACTACCCGTACCACCCGCACGTGACCGTCGCCCACGGCGTCGAGGCCGAGGCCCTGGACGCGGTGTTCGCCGAGATGTCGGAGTTCGAGGCCCGCTTCGAGGTGGACGGCTTCGTCCTGTACACCCACGACAGCGACCTGACCTGGCGTCCGCGCACCACCTTCGGCTTCGAGGGCTGA
- a CDS encoding YihY/virulence factor BrkB family protein: protein MKFPDVEAMFDRAVLWLRRKSKRFDHFWLAQERFFAVDAGRLSAAISYYAFFAAFSLALLALSVFGFLLKLPRLYTIVEDWLKENLPIIGVETIAESAPTVGMIALGALVITGVSWVQTIRTSIRAVWLLEQEPGNPILRWIIDLLVLIALGILLVGTLAITAVAEVALAWLGDGNDNKALSTAIYYGGTVVGIVVNTVLVAALLSALPRLALPFKRIVYPALWVAIGLEGLKTLGSIYIKSAAHRPAYQAVGTAVGLLIFLYLFNNMLMFASAWTATSERGKAIDLAVRERKRIHTDELERVHKED from the coding sequence GTGAAGTTCCCAGACGTGGAGGCGATGTTCGACCGGGCCGTGCTGTGGCTGCGCAGGAAGTCGAAGCGGTTCGACCACTTCTGGCTGGCGCAGGAGCGCTTCTTCGCGGTCGACGCGGGGCGGCTGTCGGCGGCGATCTCGTACTACGCGTTCTTCGCCGCGTTCTCGCTGGCACTGCTGGCGCTGTCGGTGTTCGGCTTCCTGCTGAAACTGCCGCGGCTGTACACGATCGTCGAGGACTGGCTCAAGGAGAACCTGCCGATCATCGGCGTCGAGACGATCGCCGAATCGGCCCCCACGGTGGGAATGATCGCGCTGGGGGCGCTGGTCATCACCGGGGTCAGCTGGGTGCAGACGATCCGCACCTCGATCCGGGCGGTGTGGCTGCTGGAACAGGAACCCGGCAACCCGATCCTGCGCTGGATCATCGACCTGCTGGTCCTGATCGCGCTGGGCATCCTGCTGGTCGGGACGCTGGCGATCACCGCCGTGGCCGAGGTGGCGCTGGCCTGGCTGGGCGACGGCAACGACAACAAGGCCCTGTCCACGGCCATCTACTACGGCGGGACGGTCGTGGGCATCGTCGTCAACACCGTGCTGGTCGCGGCGCTGTTGTCGGCGCTGCCGCGGCTGGCGCTGCCGTTCAAACGGATCGTCTACCCGGCGCTGTGGGTGGCGATCGGCCTGGAGGGCCTCAAGACCCTCGGCAGCATCTACATCAAGAGCGCCGCCCACCGTCCCGCGTACCAGGCGGTCGGCACCGCGGTGGGTCTGCTGATCTTCCTGTACCTGTTCAACAACATGTTGATGTTCGCCTCGGCGTGGACGGCCACCAGTGAGCGCGGCAAGGCCATCGATCTGGCGGTGAGGGAACGCAAACGCATCCACACCGACGAACTCGAGCGTGTACACAAAGAGGACTGA
- a CDS encoding AfsR/SARP family transcriptional regulator, protein MRIEETVVDIGHTRQRAVLAILAARVGAVVSIAHLTEQLWRDDPPQRARATLYSYLSRLRKIFAATAVSIRRRSGGYLLEADPLTVDVNRFRELVSRARDGGDLADWDAAMALWRGEPFAELDVPELDNLRTTLDAEHFAAVLDRNDALLRRGEHTRALPELHELAERSPWDERLAGQLMLALYRCGRPSEALDHYRRLSTRLITERGVEPGPELSALHREILNDAPSLRASSPDERDGGPVPVPPRDRTTVTPRQLPGDMPGFTGRQTHLDQLDRLLAGGDRTIVVSGTAGVGKTSLAVHWAHRVAERFGEGQLYLNLRGFDPEAEPLSAADAILAFLDALGVPGPRVPPGIEAQTALYRSLVAERELLVLLDNARDAEQVRPLLPGGDRCLTLVTSRNRLAGLVATEGARPVALGEMSELEARVLLRARLGSERVDAETEVVTALIQHCGGLPLALSIAAARAEVDPAASLAPLLRQLATAGGDFLTLDDADPKTSVRSVFSWSYRCLSPEAARLFRRLGIHPGPSVSVTAAASLLGESVDGTLSSLEELVRAHLIDRDPSGRFTFHDLLRDYARELAADTDPEPDRHAAVTRLLDQYLHGARAAWMLWDNRRSAYRLPEPAPGTTLDAMSTAEDGQAWFNAEETVLIGLVMLAHRDGHDAHAYRMVRAMERPLEWRGRWIAWLTCQHIALKAATRCGDLAAQSHVHMFLGHADLRRGRYPEAEDHFERAIELSAEVDDHYGLAQAHVGLGMTFKRQDKIDLALEHEYRVCEIYEAEGGVEPGYLFALNNLGRTLALHGDHAEALRRCERALELGVEHANRRAIASALDNLGFVHAQRGDSRTAIGYYERAVAAEREFGNAFNEARTLMSYGDVLCEAGETTAAVDRYRRAVAIFDRLDPDGSQEADEARAKLNLLGGGTDDPVLETATGGESR, encoded by the coding sequence GTGAGAATCGAAGAAACTGTAGTTGACATAGGACATACGAGGCAGCGCGCCGTGCTGGCGATCCTCGCCGCCCGGGTGGGGGCCGTGGTCTCGATCGCGCACCTGACCGAACAGCTGTGGCGCGACGATCCGCCGCAGCGCGCCCGCGCCACCCTGTACAGCTACCTGTCGCGGCTGCGCAAGATCTTCGCGGCCACGGCGGTGTCGATCCGGCGCCGCTCCGGCGGCTACCTGCTGGAGGCCGACCCGTTGACAGTGGACGTGAACCGGTTCCGGGAGCTGGTGTCCCGGGCCCGCGACGGCGGTGACCTCGCCGACTGGGACGCGGCGATGGCGCTGTGGCGCGGCGAACCGTTCGCGGAACTCGACGTCCCGGAGCTCGACAACCTGCGGACCACTTTGGACGCGGAACACTTCGCGGCGGTGCTGGACCGCAACGACGCGCTGCTGCGGCGCGGTGAGCACACCCGGGCGCTGCCGGAACTGCACGAACTCGCCGAACGCTCCCCCTGGGACGAGCGCCTGGCCGGGCAGCTGATGCTGGCCCTGTACCGCTGTGGCCGGCCGAGCGAGGCGCTGGACCACTATCGACGGTTGTCGACCCGGCTGATCACCGAACGCGGCGTCGAGCCCGGCCCGGAACTGTCGGCGCTGCACCGCGAGATCCTCAACGACGCCCCGAGCCTGCGCGCCTCGTCGCCCGACGAGCGCGACGGCGGGCCCGTACCGGTACCGCCCCGCGACCGGACGACGGTGACGCCGCGCCAGCTGCCCGGGGACATGCCCGGATTCACCGGACGGCAGACCCACCTCGACCAGCTCGACCGGCTGCTGGCGGGCGGCGACCGCACCATCGTCGTCTCCGGAACCGCGGGCGTCGGGAAGACCTCGCTGGCGGTGCACTGGGCCCACCGGGTCGCCGAGCGGTTCGGCGAGGGCCAGCTGTACCTGAACCTGCGCGGCTTCGACCCCGAGGCCGAACCGCTGTCGGCCGCCGACGCGATCCTGGCCTTCCTCGACGCGCTCGGCGTCCCCGGACCCCGGGTGCCGCCCGGCATCGAGGCCCAGACGGCCCTGTACCGCAGTCTGGTCGCCGAACGGGAACTGCTGGTGCTGCTGGACAACGCCCGCGACGCCGAGCAGGTCCGGCCGCTGTTGCCCGGCGGCGATCGTTGCCTGACCCTCGTCACCAGCCGCAACCGGCTGGCCGGGCTCGTCGCCACCGAGGGCGCCCGGCCGGTCGCGCTCGGCGAGATGTCGGAACTGGAGGCCCGGGTCCTGCTGCGGGCCCGGCTCGGCTCCGAACGCGTCGACGCCGAAACCGAGGTCGTCACCGCACTGATCCAGCACTGCGGCGGACTGCCGCTGGCGCTGTCGATCGCGGCGGCCCGCGCCGAGGTGGACCCGGCCGCGTCGCTGGCGCCGTTGCTGCGCCAGCTGGCCACCGCCGGCGGCGACTTCCTCACCCTGGACGACGCCGACCCGAAAACCAGTGTCCGCAGTGTGTTCTCGTGGTCCTATCGTTGCCTGAGCCCGGAAGCGGCGCGGCTGTTCCGGCGGCTCGGCATCCACCCCGGACCCAGCGTCTCGGTGACCGCCGCGGCGAGCCTGCTCGGCGAGTCCGTCGACGGGACACTCTCGTCCCTGGAGGAACTGGTCCGCGCCCACCTCATCGACCGCGACCCGTCCGGCCGGTTCACCTTCCACGATCTGCTGCGCGACTACGCCCGCGAACTCGCCGCCGACACCGATCCCGAACCGGACCGGCACGCGGCCGTCACCCGACTGCTCGACCAGTACCTCCACGGTGCCCGCGCGGCCTGGATGCTGTGGGACAACCGCCGCAGCGCCTACCGGCTGCCCGAACCCGCGCCCGGAACCACACTGGACGCGATGTCCACCGCCGAGGACGGTCAGGCCTGGTTCAACGCCGAGGAAACAGTCCTTATCGGACTCGTGATGCTGGCCCATCGCGACGGCCACGACGCCCACGCCTACCGCATGGTCCGGGCGATGGAACGGCCGCTGGAATGGCGCGGCCGCTGGATCGCCTGGCTGACCTGCCAGCACATCGCCCTGAAGGCCGCCACCCGCTGCGGCGACCTGGCCGCCCAGTCGCATGTCCACATGTTCCTGGGCCACGCGGACCTCCGCCGGGGCCGCTACCCCGAGGCCGAGGACCACTTCGAGCGCGCCATCGAACTGTCGGCGGAAGTTGACGATCACTATGGACTGGCGCAGGCCCACGTCGGGCTCGGCATGACCTTCAAGCGGCAGGACAAAATCGACCTGGCACTCGAACACGAGTATCGCGTCTGCGAGATCTACGAGGCCGAGGGGGGCGTTGAGCCCGGCTACCTGTTCGCGCTCAACAACCTGGGCCGCACCCTCGCCCTGCACGGGGACCACGCCGAGGCGCTTCGCCGCTGCGAACGCGCGCTGGAGCTCGGGGTCGAACACGCGAACCGGCGGGCGATAGCCTCCGCTTTGGACAATCTCGGTTTCGTCCACGCCCAACGCGGCGATTCGCGTACGGCAATCGGCTACTACGAACGCGCCGTGGCCGCGGAACGGGAGTTCGGGAACGCGTTCAACGAGGCCCGGACTCTGATGTCCTACGGTGACGTCCTGTGCGAAGCGGGCGAGACGACCGCCGCCGTCGACCGGTACCGGCGGGCGGTGGCCATCTTCGATCGCCTCGATCCGGACGGAAGCCAGGAGGCCGACGAGGCCCGCGCCAAGCTGAACCTGCTCGGCGGCGGAACCGATGACCCGGTCCTGGAGACCGCAACGGGAGGCGAATCCCGGTGA